The DNA sequence GGGCCCCGTGGCAAGAAGATGAGCAAGACGCCAGCCAGCCAGAAAAGATCGAGCCCCCCACCGACATCCAGGCGGTGCTGACGGTCCTGGGGCGGCGGCGAAAGCAATTTCGACAAAGAGATAATTTCTCCATTGTTGACACTTGATACCTATCAGGTTACATTCTAAAAATGATTGTCAGCTTCAAACACAAAGGCCTGGAACGTTATTTCCTTGATGGCAGCGTGGCCGGCATTCAGCCAAAACATGCCGGAAGACTACGTCTCATCCTGGGCCGTCTCCATGCCTCCTCCTGTGCCCATGATATGAACCTTCCAGGTTTGCATCTGCATGAACTGGTTGGTGATCGTCAAGACACGTGGGCGGTAAAGGTAAGCGGCAACTGGAGGCTTACCTTTAGTTTTACCGGGCAGGATGCCTATAACGTTAATTATGAAGATTATCATTGAGGTTTAAAATGCTTATGCACAACCCACCCCATCCTGGAGAAATTCTCAAGCAGCTTTGCCTGGAACCCTTGGGCTTAACCATCACCGAGGCTGCTCAAGCTTTGGGGATAAGCCGGAAATCATTATCTGCCATTGTCAATGGCCGGGCCGGCATCAGCCCGGAAATGGCTATCCGGTTATCGTTGGCTTTTGATACCACGGCTGCAAGCTGGCTGAACCAGCAGGTCATGTTCGATCTTTGGAAGGCAGAGCAACACCGAGGCAATCTCAAAGTTAAAAGCCTGGTAACAGTTCAGCTAGCTGAGTAAAAGATGAAAAACCACCCCTCCCTAGCCCTCCCCGTCAACGGGGAGGGAATTATCCCCCCCGTTTACGGGGGGATAAAGGGGGGTAAATCTATTGACCGCCTTATACTCCCAGAAAACTGAACTGTTACCAATGCGCTTATACCGGCGAACATACCAAGCTGCCCGAGTATCTCCAAGACCCCGTCGCCCCGGCAGAAGCCGGGCCGCCCCCTAACTCACCGCCACCGCCGGAAAAGTAAGACCGCTTCTTCCCCAACATGGCGCTTTTCGTTATAGTAAAAATATATTACCTCCGGGAGACAACGATGCTCACCAACTGCACCGCCCGCTATACCAGGATCAAGTCGGGGTATTTAGGACAATTGATCGAGTGGCCCGAAGTGGTCACCGAGGGCCGGGACTTAGAGGACTGCCGGGCCATGCTGCGGGACGCCCTCCACGAAATGATCCTGGCGTATCAGCAGCAAGGCAAAGAAATACCCGTGGGCAATGCCCTCATAGAACAGGTCCCGGTGGAGATCATCGATGTCCATCAAGCAGCATGATCTCGTATCATATCTGGAGGCTAACGGTTTCTCTCTGCTCAGGGAGGGCGGCAACCATTCCATATACACAACGGGGTCAAAATAATCCCCGTCAAACGCCATCGTCTTCTGGACCGCATCACTGCTAACGAAATATACAAGCAGGCCGGCTTGAACCCCAAATTTTAACCGTTTTATCATCCCCCTGTTTCCCAAGCTCATTTTGTAAAAAAAGTGGCAGAAATCGGGAAAGGCTCACTTTTAAGATCCCTTTGGCTTAAAAGACGCAATCCTTCTTCAGCCAATTTTACATACTCCGGGTTATTTTCATACCCGATGTATTTCCTTCCGGCCTTCAGGGCCGCAATAGCTGTCGTGCCGCTGCCCATAAAGGGGTCTAGTATGACATCCTCGGTAAAGGTGTATAG is a window from the Desulfobacca acetoxidans DSM 11109 genome containing:
- a CDS encoding type II toxin-antitoxin system HicB family antitoxin, encoding MLTNCTARYTRIKSGYLGQLIEWPEVVTEGRDLEDCRAMLRDALHEMILAYQQQGKEIPVGNALIEQVPVEIIDVHQAA
- a CDS encoding type II toxin-antitoxin system RelE/ParE family toxin, encoding MIVSFKHKGLERYFLDGSVAGIQPKHAGRLRLILGRLHASSCAHDMNLPGLHLHELVGDRQDTWAVKVSGNWRLTFSFTGQDAYNVNYEDYH
- a CDS encoding HigA family addiction module antitoxin, whose protein sequence is MLMHNPPHPGEILKQLCLEPLGLTITEAAQALGISRKSLSAIVNGRAGISPEMAIRLSLAFDTTAASWLNQQVMFDLWKAEQHRGNLKVKSLVTVQLAE